The genomic segment GAGCAACTCCAAACGATACTAGATCAGAGAGTGAATCATATGATAGACCAAACTTGCTCTCATGGTTAAAGAATCTTGCCAGCTTTCCATCCATCATATCCAGAAATGCTGATATAACGATAAATGCACATGCCCACCAAAATCTTCTAAATACCCATTCTTCAGGTGCTCCGCCTGCAGAAACTGCAGTTATTACTTCAATAGATGTCATTATTGATAAAAGACCGCAGAAAAGATTCCCGGTAGTAAACAAATTCGGTAGTACCGGTATCATTCTTTGTCTCTTAGACTTTTTTCTCTTAGCTTGCACTTATATCCCCATCCTTGCAACTATAGTTTCCCCTGCCCAAACTCTTTGCCCCTGCTTAACATCAACGGAACACCCCTCGGGCAGGTATAAATCAACTCTTGATCCAAACTTTATGATACCAAATCTATCGCCACTTTTAAATTCCATCTCAGGCTCGGCATATGAAACTATCCTTCGGGCTAAAAATCCAGCAATCTGGGTTACCACATATTTATGACCTTGATCGGTTGTTAATAGTGTGCTTAAACGCTCATTGTCTTCAGATTTTCTTTTCATACTATCAGGGTATAGCCAACTGGGCATATTTGCGATATGAAAACTTCCGGGAGTATATTTTGTGGCTACAACTTTGCCTGTAATTGGAATTCTGTTTACATGGCAGTCATAAATAGCTAGTGATATGCTTATTTTTTGGGCCGAATCGCTTAGAAAATCCCTCTCATAGGAATCCTCGACAAATATTATAACTCCATCAGCGGGTGATAAAAATGCGTTCTTCTCATTTGGTATTTCTCTGTCGGGATCGCGAAAGAAGAAAACATTCAGAACTGCTAGAAGAATTAAAATGAATGATACGATGGTAAAACCGATTATGGCGGCTGCCCATGCAAGTAGGGCCAAAACTACTATGTAAACAATTCCCTCAGACGCAACCGGCGCCCGCCGTATCCTCATTAGTTCTTTGTTTTATCTACGAGTTTTGTCTTAAACAGAGTACTCATCATCTGGCGAAGCTCGCTTCCTACCTCTTCTATAGGGTGCTCTTGTCCTTTTTTGAGAAGTGCATTGTAGACAGGGCGTCCAGCTTTATTCTCAAGTATCCATTCTCTAGCAAACTCACCGTTTTGAATCTCGGTCAAGATTTTCTTCATCTCTTTCTTAGATTCTTCATCAACAACTCTCGGGCCCCTGGTCAAATCACCATATTCAGCGGTATCACTTATAGAATAGCGCATATTGGTTATACCGCCTTCATAGATAAGATCCACAATTAACTTTACTTCATGACAGCACTCAAAATATGCCATTTCCGGTGGGTATCCTGCTTCTACTAAAGTTTCAAAACCTGCCTGAATAAGTGCTGTTACGCCTCCGCAAAGAACAGCTTGTTCTCCAAACAGATCGGTTTCAGTTTCATCTTTGAATGTTGTTTCTATAACTCCAGCTCTACCCCCGCCTATTGCTCCAGCATAAGCAAGTGCAATATCCTTAGCCTCGCCAGTAGCGTCCTGGTGAACAGCCACTAACATTGGCACGCCAGCGCCGTCTTCAAATTGACCTCTTACAGTATGTCCTGGAGCCTTTGGAGCTACCATAAACACATCAACATTAGGTGGAGGGACAATCTGACGGTAATGTATATTTAGTCCATGACTAAATGCAACAGCGTCACCCGGCTTTAGATTATCAACTATATCATCGGCATAAATTTCTGCCTGGCTAGTATCAGGGGCAAGGATCATAATTATATCCGCCCATTTTGATGCTTTATCAACAGTCATCACATTAAACCCAGCTCCTTTGGCTTTATCCCAGCTGCTGCTACCTTTCCTTAAGCCAATAGAAACACTCATTCCGCTGTCTCTTAAGTTCTGAGCATGTGCATGGCCTTGACTTCCATAACCAATAATTGCAACTTTTCTTTTTTTAAGTTTTTTCTGATTTATTTCCTTATCGTAGTAAACCTTCATTCCTTATCCTCTCCTGTGTTTGATTTTTTAGCATCCCTTTTCATGGCCACAGTACCTGTGCGTGCGATCTCTTTTATTCCCATAGGCTCAAGTAGTTCCATAAATGCATTCACTTTTTCTTTGTCTCCAGTTAGCTCAAGCGTGTATGATTCGGCTCCAACATCTATGACCTTGGCTCTGAATATATCTGCCATTCTAAGTATTTCAGCCCTAGTTGCTTGCTTCGCTTCAACTCTGATTAATATCATTTCCCTCTCAACTCTGGTTTCTTCAGTCAGATCATCAACCCATATAACATTGACCATGTTGTTGAATCTTTTT from the Thermodesulfobacteriota bacterium genome contains:
- the ilvN gene encoding acetolactate synthase small subunit yields the protein MRHTISLFVDNESGVLSRVAGLFSARGFNIESLNVAETLDPDTSRITLVTTGDDFIIEQVIKRFNNMVNVIWVDDLTEETRVEREMILIRVEAKQATRAEILRMADIFRAKVIDVGAESYTLELTGDKEKVNAFMELLEPMGIKEIARTGTVAMKRDAKKSNTGEDKE
- a CDS encoding phosphatidylserine decarboxylase; protein product: MRIRRAPVASEGIVYIVVLALLAWAAAIIGFTIVSFILILLAVLNVFFFRDPDREIPNEKNAFLSPADGVIIFVEDSYERDFLSDSAQKISISLAIYDCHVNRIPITGKVVATKYTPGSFHIANMPSWLYPDSMKRKSEDNERLSTLLTTDQGHKYVVTQIAGFLARRIVSYAEPEMEFKSGDRFGIIKFGSRVDLYLPEGCSVDVKQGQRVWAGETIVARMGI
- the ilvC gene encoding ketol-acid reductoisomerase — translated: MKVYYDKEINQKKLKKRKVAIIGYGSQGHAHAQNLRDSGMSVSIGLRKGSSSWDKAKGAGFNVMTVDKASKWADIIMILAPDTSQAEIYADDIVDNLKPGDAVAFSHGLNIHYRQIVPPPNVDVFMVAPKAPGHTVRGQFEDGAGVPMLVAVHQDATGEAKDIALAYAGAIGGGRAGVIETTFKDETETDLFGEQAVLCGGVTALIQAGFETLVEAGYPPEMAYFECCHEVKLIVDLIYEGGITNMRYSISDTAEYGDLTRGPRVVDEESKKEMKKILTEIQNGEFAREWILENKAGRPVYNALLKKGQEHPIEEVGSELRQMMSTLFKTKLVDKTKN